A DNA window from Motilibacter rhizosphaerae contains the following coding sequences:
- the recC gene encoding exodeoxyribonuclease V subunit gamma, with protein sequence MLVVHRAASGTALVGALAEVLRTPLDDPFAPDVVAVPAKGVERWLAQRLSHVLGAVDGDGVCANVLFPAPAAVLDDALQAASPEHADAVARWAPRRVAWDLLAVLDGCIGDDWCKGLAQHLGGTESGRRLRVVTRLAAAYARYASARPEMLLAWRSGRDEQGDGTPLPEDLHWQAELWRRLREELGVPSPAELLGPGCERLRREPALAGLPARLSVFGASRLSVARLRVLDALAEHRDVHLWLNHPSPALWDAVSAQPAPRRRGDDVVRTRLRNPLLASLSRDVVELQQSLPPHADVHHATPDPDRTLLQRLKHDLATDSVPTEPRPLDPADDTVQVHACHGRTRQVEVLREAVLGLLAADPTLEPRDVIVMCPDVEAFAPLLAAAFALGDESASVHPAARLRVRIADRSLRQTNPLLAVLATLVALGTGRVTATQLLDLADDPAVRERFGFDDDQVERLRSWVAASGVRWGLDREHRQTWKLGGIGQGTWREGLDRLLLGVAMEEAQGELAGIVPLDDVDSSDIELAGRLAELVARVERAELLLGGTWTAAEWCSGLLDAVLGVAAAPPTAGWQELQLRQELSQVAEDAAGSTAPLTLADVRAVLDPVLAGRPTRSSFRTGTMTVCTLVPMRSVPHRVVCLLGLDDGTFPRQTTGDGDDVLARDPWVGERDPRSEDRQLLLDAIGAAGEHLVVTYTGADERSGATVPPAVPLGELLDAVDRTVAAPAGTRARDLVVRRHPLQPADDRNFALPQPFSFDPLAFAGARAQAAGRVPPSPLLSAPLPPEPAADVALADLARLLDHPARGFLRQRLEVAVPRDEDEPQDALPVDPEGLDTWAVGDRMLRARLTGVDMHECLQRELGRGALPPGALGELKGRSLAASVEAVLAASERERQLPPEALDVDVALADGTRLTGTVSGVRGGVLLSVAYSSLAAKHRLRAWVELVAASAAHPGRELRAVAVGRGKGGAGRSELAPLDADEARVALEELVALYRSGLRAPLPLPVKAAAAYAARRHGGDRRSMALRRADWAWSGDSYPGERAEAEWRLLLGDDAPLDALLGEQPWPEEAGPGWPTDEPDRFSLLAVRLWGRLLDHERLSS encoded by the coding sequence GTGCTCGTGGTCCACCGCGCCGCCAGCGGCACGGCGCTCGTGGGCGCCCTGGCCGAGGTGCTCCGGACTCCCCTCGACGACCCGTTCGCCCCCGACGTCGTCGCGGTGCCCGCGAAGGGCGTGGAGCGGTGGCTCGCGCAGCGGCTGTCCCACGTGCTCGGCGCGGTCGACGGCGACGGCGTCTGCGCCAACGTGCTGTTCCCCGCCCCCGCGGCGGTCCTCGACGACGCGCTGCAGGCGGCGAGCCCGGAGCACGCGGACGCGGTCGCGCGGTGGGCGCCGCGCCGCGTGGCCTGGGACCTGCTGGCGGTGCTCGACGGCTGCATCGGCGACGACTGGTGCAAGGGCCTCGCGCAGCACCTCGGCGGCACGGAGAGCGGACGGCGGCTGCGGGTGGTGACGCGGCTGGCGGCGGCGTACGCGCGCTACGCCTCCGCCCGCCCGGAGATGCTGCTCGCCTGGCGCTCGGGCCGCGACGAGCAGGGCGACGGCACGCCCCTGCCGGAGGACCTGCACTGGCAGGCCGAGCTGTGGCGGCGGCTGCGCGAGGAGCTGGGCGTCCCGTCCCCCGCCGAGCTGCTCGGCCCGGGCTGCGAGCGGCTGCGCCGCGAGCCCGCCCTCGCCGGGCTCCCCGCCCGGCTCAGCGTCTTCGGCGCCAGCCGCCTGTCCGTGGCCCGGCTGCGCGTGCTCGACGCGCTCGCCGAGCACCGCGACGTGCACCTGTGGCTCAACCACCCCTCCCCCGCGCTGTGGGACGCCGTCTCCGCGCAGCCGGCGCCGCGCCGGCGCGGGGACGACGTGGTCCGTACGCGCCTGCGCAACCCGCTGCTCGCCTCGCTCTCGCGCGACGTCGTCGAGCTGCAGCAGTCGCTCCCGCCGCACGCCGACGTCCACCACGCGACGCCCGACCCGGACCGGACGCTGCTGCAGCGCCTCAAGCACGACCTCGCGACCGACAGCGTCCCCACCGAGCCGCGGCCGCTGGACCCCGCCGACGACACGGTGCAGGTGCACGCCTGCCACGGGCGCACCCGCCAGGTCGAGGTCCTCCGCGAGGCGGTCCTGGGGCTGCTCGCCGCCGACCCGACGCTGGAGCCGCGCGACGTCATCGTCATGTGCCCGGACGTCGAGGCGTTCGCGCCGCTGCTCGCCGCGGCCTTCGCGCTCGGCGACGAGTCGGCGTCCGTCCACCCGGCGGCCCGGCTGCGGGTCCGGATCGCCGACCGCTCGCTGCGCCAGACCAACCCGCTGCTCGCGGTCCTCGCCACGCTCGTCGCGCTGGGCACCGGTCGCGTGACGGCGACCCAGCTGCTCGACCTCGCCGACGACCCGGCGGTGCGGGAGCGCTTCGGCTTCGACGACGACCAGGTCGAGCGGCTGCGCTCGTGGGTCGCCGCCTCGGGCGTGCGGTGGGGGCTGGACCGCGAGCACCGGCAGACGTGGAAGCTCGGCGGCATCGGGCAGGGCACGTGGCGCGAGGGGCTGGACCGGCTGCTGCTGGGTGTCGCGATGGAGGAGGCGCAGGGCGAGCTCGCCGGCATCGTGCCGCTCGACGACGTCGACAGCAGCGACATCGAGCTCGCCGGCCGGCTGGCCGAGCTCGTGGCCCGGGTCGAGCGCGCCGAGCTGCTCCTCGGCGGCACCTGGACCGCCGCCGAGTGGTGCTCGGGGCTGCTCGACGCCGTCCTCGGCGTGGCCGCGGCGCCGCCGACCGCCGGCTGGCAGGAGCTCCAGCTGCGCCAGGAGCTCAGCCAGGTCGCGGAGGACGCCGCCGGGTCGACCGCGCCGCTGACGCTCGCCGACGTCCGCGCCGTGCTCGATCCCGTGCTCGCCGGACGCCCGACGCGCTCGAGCTTCCGTACCGGCACGATGACGGTCTGCACCCTCGTCCCCATGCGCTCGGTCCCCCACCGCGTCGTCTGCCTGCTCGGGCTCGACGACGGGACCTTCCCGCGGCAGACCACCGGCGACGGCGACGACGTGCTCGCCCGCGACCCCTGGGTCGGCGAGCGCGACCCGCGCAGCGAGGACCGCCAGCTGCTGCTCGACGCCATCGGCGCCGCGGGCGAGCACCTGGTCGTGACCTACACGGGGGCCGACGAGCGCTCGGGCGCCACCGTCCCCCCGGCCGTGCCGCTCGGCGAGCTGCTCGACGCCGTGGACAGGACCGTCGCGGCACCCGCCGGGACGCGCGCCCGCGACCTCGTCGTCCGGCGGCACCCGTTGCAGCCCGCGGACGACCGCAACTTCGCCCTGCCGCAGCCGTTCTCCTTCGACCCGCTCGCCTTCGCCGGCGCGCGGGCGCAGGCGGCGGGGCGCGTACCCCCGAGCCCGCTGCTCAGCGCTCCCCTGCCCCCGGAGCCCGCGGCCGACGTCGCGCTGGCCGACCTCGCGCGCCTGCTCGACCACCCGGCTCGGGGCTTCCTGCGCCAGCGGCTCGAGGTCGCCGTGCCGCGCGACGAGGACGAGCCGCAGGACGCGCTGCCCGTCGACCCCGAGGGGCTCGACACCTGGGCCGTGGGCGACCGCATGCTGCGCGCGCGGCTCACCGGGGTCGACATGCACGAGTGCCTGCAGCGCGAGCTCGGGCGCGGCGCCCTGCCGCCGGGCGCGCTGGGCGAGCTCAAGGGCCGCAGCCTCGCGGCCTCCGTCGAGGCCGTCCTCGCGGCGAGCGAGCGGGAGCGGCAGCTGCCGCCCGAGGCGCTCGACGTCGATGTGGCGCTGGCCGACGGGACCCGGCTGACGGGGACGGTCAGCGGCGTACGCGGTGGCGTGCTGCTCTCGGTCGCCTACTCCTCGCTCGCCGCGAAGCACCGGCTGCGCGCGTGGGTCGAGCTCGTGGCGGCGAGCGCCGCGCACCCCGGCCGGGAGCTGCGCGCCGTCGCCGTCGGGCGCGGCAAGGGCGGGGCCGGGCGCTCCGAGCTGGCGCCGCTCGACGCCGACGAGGCCCGCGTCGCGCTCGAGGAGCTCGTGGCGCTCTACCGCTCCGGCCTGCGCGCGCCGCTGCCGCTGCCGGTGAAGGCGGCCGCCGCGTACGCCGCGCGCCGGCACGGGGGCGACCGCCGCTCGATGGCCCTGCGCCGGGCCGACTGGGCGTGGAGCGGTGACAGCTACCCCGGCGAGCGGGCGGAGGCGGAGTGGCGGCTGCTGCTCGGTGACGACGCCCCGCTCGACGCGCTGCTCGGCGAGCAGCCCTGGCCCGAGGAGGCCGGGCCGGGCTGGCCGACCGACGAGCCGGACCGCTTCAGCCTGCTCGCCGTCCGCCTCTGGGGCCGGCTGCTCGACCACGAGAGGCTGTCGTCGTGA
- a CDS encoding UvrD-helicase domain-containing protein, with the protein MSAARFDLAGPLPAGTTVLEASAGTGKTFTIAALVLRYLLEAGTPMEELLVVSFSRDASRELRERVRERLVTARDGFASGRAHERDEVLQRLLDTDEEERRERLRRLDVALASFDAATVTTTHGFCQQVLATLGTGADHDPAAVLLENPRDLLAEVADDLYLRKWGLPGAPPPDMSRKEFLDLASAVAQDPATRLVPGPDAPEPAGQRSRIATAVRGEFEARKRRLRLLDYDDMLQRLARTLTDTTSAPAAKARLRRRYSVVLVDEFQDTDPVQWSILREAFHRYRTLVLIGDPKQAIYRFRGADVHAYLNALSSAEAVSTLPTNWRSDALLLRGLDAVFSGAALGDPRIRVVPVESTHAGRLVPAAAPVRLRVVTRTDRDVLKSGLLSTAVALPAVVADVAAEVTGLLARARLHPRDGSADRSVEPGDIAVLCRTAKQALAVEEALRGAGVPVVLSSRSSVFASRAAQEWLVLLEALEQPHRATRVRRLAVSAFVGLTAEDLDAPDALRRVDDLALALRTWALLLEERGVAALFEQVSLAESLQPRVLGQLGGERLLTDLRHVTEALHRAAIEGSLGLTALLTWLRRRRAEAEGDEGQERSRRLESDAAAVQVMTVHTSKGLEFPVVLVPFAYSHWSRTNPSSVVFHEGDERVRDVGGPTAPDWQRHLRDHDAEETDDELRLTYVALTRAQGHLVMWWAPTTNTPAAPLHRLLAGSGPDGVLPQRLDVLSDAASVEQFRERAAASDGGFAVEVVGSRELQAWKPTPPPPPQLELARFDRPLDLLWRRTSYSSLTAAAHEGMRFGSEPETAQKEDEADLPVEAAHNGEAHLHDVPSPWSELPGGTAFGTLVHAALEDLSGDLRGVVTRAVGRYAPGLAPDGLVAALESSLATPLDLAGGVPLAAFEGKDRLAELEFELPLAGGDDPGALEVLLERLAPLWRRHVPGGLLSAYAAALAHLAPPPVRGYLTGSIDAVLRTGDGRFVVVDYKTNRLAPYDEPLTAWHYRPAAMERAMIESHYPLQALLYSVALHRYLRWRLPAYDPAQHLGGALYLFLRGMVGPGVSASDGSAPGVFSWQPPPGLVVDTSDLLAGTP; encoded by the coding sequence GTGAGCGCGGCCCGCTTCGACCTCGCCGGCCCGCTGCCCGCAGGGACGACCGTGCTCGAGGCGAGCGCCGGCACGGGCAAGACGTTCACGATCGCCGCCCTCGTGCTGCGCTACCTGCTCGAAGCCGGTACGCCCATGGAGGAGCTGCTCGTCGTCAGCTTCAGCCGGGACGCGAGCCGCGAGCTGCGGGAGCGGGTCCGCGAGCGCCTGGTGACGGCGCGCGACGGCTTCGCGAGTGGCCGCGCCCACGAGCGCGACGAGGTGCTGCAGCGGCTGCTCGACACCGACGAGGAGGAGCGGCGGGAGCGGCTGCGCCGTCTCGACGTGGCGCTGGCGTCCTTCGACGCGGCGACGGTGACGACCACGCACGGGTTCTGCCAGCAGGTGCTGGCGACCCTCGGTACGGGCGCCGACCACGATCCCGCGGCCGTCCTGCTGGAGAACCCCCGCGACCTGCTCGCCGAGGTCGCCGACGACCTCTACCTGCGCAAGTGGGGCCTGCCCGGGGCTCCTCCGCCGGACATGTCGCGCAAGGAGTTCCTCGACCTCGCGAGTGCGGTGGCGCAGGACCCGGCGACGCGGCTCGTGCCGGGTCCGGACGCGCCGGAGCCCGCAGGGCAGCGCTCGCGCATCGCGACCGCGGTGCGCGGCGAGTTCGAGGCGCGCAAGCGGCGCCTGCGGCTGCTGGACTACGACGACATGCTGCAGCGGCTGGCCCGGACGCTCACCGACACGACCTCCGCACCGGCAGCGAAGGCCCGGCTGCGCAGGCGCTACTCGGTAGTGCTCGTCGACGAGTTCCAGGACACCGACCCGGTGCAGTGGTCGATCCTGCGGGAGGCGTTCCACCGGTACCGCACGCTCGTGCTCATCGGCGACCCGAAGCAGGCGATCTACCGCTTCCGCGGGGCGGACGTCCACGCGTACCTCAACGCCCTGTCGTCGGCGGAGGCCGTGAGCACGCTGCCGACCAACTGGCGCAGCGACGCGCTGCTGCTGCGCGGGCTCGACGCGGTGTTCTCCGGCGCCGCGCTGGGCGACCCGCGGATCCGCGTCGTGCCCGTGGAGTCGACGCACGCCGGTCGCCTCGTGCCCGCAGCCGCGCCCGTCCGGCTGCGGGTGGTGACGCGCACCGACCGCGACGTGCTGAAGTCCGGCCTGCTCTCCACCGCGGTCGCCCTCCCCGCTGTCGTGGCCGACGTCGCGGCCGAGGTGACGGGCCTGCTGGCCCGCGCCCGGCTGCACCCGCGGGACGGCTCCGCGGACCGGTCGGTCGAGCCGGGGGACATCGCGGTGCTGTGCCGGACCGCGAAGCAGGCCCTGGCGGTCGAGGAGGCGCTGCGCGGCGCGGGAGTGCCGGTCGTGCTCTCCAGCCGCAGCAGCGTGTTCGCGAGCCGGGCGGCGCAGGAGTGGCTGGTGCTGCTCGAGGCGCTGGAGCAGCCGCACCGGGCGACGCGCGTACGCCGGCTGGCCGTGAGCGCCTTCGTCGGGCTCACCGCCGAGGACCTCGACGCCCCTGACGCGCTGCGTCGCGTCGACGACCTCGCGCTCGCCCTGCGGACCTGGGCGCTGCTGCTCGAGGAGCGCGGGGTGGCCGCCCTGTTCGAGCAGGTGTCGCTCGCGGAGTCGCTGCAGCCGCGGGTGCTCGGGCAGCTCGGCGGCGAGCGGCTGCTCACCGACCTGCGCCACGTGACGGAGGCACTGCACCGCGCGGCGATCGAGGGCTCGCTGGGGCTCACCGCGCTGCTCACCTGGCTGCGCCGGCGGCGGGCGGAGGCCGAGGGCGACGAGGGCCAGGAGCGCAGCCGCCGGCTGGAGTCGGACGCGGCCGCGGTGCAGGTGATGACGGTGCACACGAGCAAGGGCCTGGAGTTCCCGGTCGTGCTCGTGCCGTTCGCCTACTCCCACTGGTCGCGCACGAACCCGAGCTCAGTGGTGTTCCACGAGGGCGACGAGCGGGTGCGTGACGTGGGCGGCCCGACGGCGCCCGACTGGCAGCGCCACCTGCGCGACCACGACGCCGAGGAGACCGACGACGAGCTGCGGCTGACCTACGTCGCGCTGACGCGAGCGCAGGGGCACCTCGTCATGTGGTGGGCGCCGACGACGAACACCCCCGCCGCACCGCTGCACCGGCTGCTCGCCGGCAGCGGCCCCGACGGCGTCCTGCCGCAGCGGTTGGACGTGCTGTCCGACGCGGCGAGCGTCGAGCAGTTCCGCGAGCGGGCCGCAGCGAGCGACGGCGGCTTCGCCGTGGAGGTCGTCGGGTCGCGCGAGCTGCAGGCGTGGAAGCCGACCCCTCCCCCGCCGCCGCAGCTCGAGCTCGCCCGCTTCGACCGGCCGCTGGACCTGCTGTGGCGCAGGACGTCCTACTCGTCGCTCACCGCAGCGGCCCACGAGGGCATGCGCTTCGGCTCCGAGCCCGAGACCGCCCAGAAGGAGGACGAGGCGGACCTGCCCGTCGAGGCCGCCCACAACGGCGAGGCGCACCTGCACGACGTGCCGTCGCCGTGGTCGGAGCTGCCCGGGGGCACGGCGTTCGGCACGCTCGTCCACGCGGCCCTCGAGGACCTCTCCGGCGACCTGCGCGGCGTCGTCACCCGCGCCGTCGGCCGCTACGCGCCCGGGCTCGCGCCCGACGGGCTCGTCGCCGCCCTGGAGTCGTCGCTCGCGACACCGCTCGACCTCGCGGGCGGCGTGCCGCTGGCCGCGTTCGAGGGCAAGGACCGCCTGGCGGAGCTGGAGTTCGAGCTGCCCCTCGCCGGCGGCGACGACCCCGGCGCGCTCGAGGTGCTGCTCGAGCGGCTCGCCCCGCTGTGGCGCCGGCACGTCCCCGGCGGACTGCTCAGCGCGTACGCCGCCGCCCTGGCGCACCTCGCGCCACCGCCCGTGCGCGGTTACCTCACCGGCAGCATCGACGCGGTGCTGCGCACCGGTGACGGGCGCTTCGTCGTCGTGGACTACAAGACCAACCGGCTCGCACCGTACGACGAGCCGCTGACCGCCTGGCACTACCGTCCGGCGGCGATGGAGCGGGCGATGATCGAGTCGCACTACCCCCTGCAAGCACTGCTCTACTCCGTGGCGCTGCACCGCTACCTGCGCTGGCGGCTGCCGGCGTACGACCCGGCGCAGCACCTCGGCGGCGCGCTCTACCTGTTCCTGCGCGGCATGGTCGGCCCCGGCGTCAGCGCGT